Proteins encoded together in one Impatiens glandulifera chromosome 1, dImpGla2.1, whole genome shotgun sequence window:
- the LOC124919843 gene encoding uncharacterized Rho GTPase-activating protein At5g61530 isoform X2: protein MPSVASPQWQEKASEFLNTSGVKIKEAGQTAGTFVGEVAKDAKGNVSDVAGKVGSIVKSRWSLLHRPSTRQAVQERLISAAATTGFFIRKGYSETKEKVVVGTTKVEEVAKKTAQKSKTILTDIERWQKGVASTDVFGVPIEITVQRQQSSRPIPHILVRCADFLILSGLNSPELFRSEGDKKVIQQLVSIYNQDPNASFSEGVSDTDGAALIKCYLASLPEPLTTFELYNEIKGARSSIHQMRDILKKLPTVNYMTLELVTALLLRVSQKSLVNKMDARSLSMEMAPIIMWQKGHESEYCRQLWNHQVKTTNKNSDPPSPKYNSWDILGEEDEDEDASSPIPLDDGMPIDFGAIEVVQCLIEHHNAIFTDANETVWR, encoded by the exons ATGCCTTCAGTTGCTTCACCCCAGTGGCAAGAAAAAGCTTCTGAATTTTTGAATACTTCAG GGGTGAAGATAAAAGAAGCGGGGCAAACTGCTGGTACATTTGTTGGGGAGGTTGCAAAAGATGCAAAAGGGAATGTTTCTGATGTTGCTGGAAAAGTAGGGTCAATTGTCAAAAGTCGTTGGTCACTCCTACATCGGCCTTCGACAAGACAAGCTGTGCAAGAGCGGCTTATTTCTGCAGCTGCTACAACAGGATTCTTCATAAGGAAGGGTTATTCAGAAACAAAGGAAAAGGTTGTGGTAGGAACAACAAAAGTTGAAGAG GTAGCCAAGAAGACTGCACAAAAAAGCAAGACTATTTTGACCGACATTGAGAGATGGCAAAAG GGAGTTGCAAGCACTGAtg TGTTTGGAGTTCCTATTGAAATCACTGTCCAGCGGCAACAATCCAGCAGGCCCATTCCCCATATTTTGGTCAGATGTGCAGACTTTCTCATATTATCTG GACTAAATTCACCTGAATTGTTTAGATCTGAAGGAGACAAGAAGGTTATTCAGCAACTGGTTTCAATTTATAATCAAG aTCCGAATGCATCTTTCTCTGAAGGTGTAAGTGACACTGATGGGGCAGCTCTGATAAAGTGTTATCTTGCCAGTCTTCCTGAGCCATTAACTACATTTGAGCTTTACAATGAAATCAAGGGTGCTCGTTCCAGCATACATCAAATGCGAGATATATTGAAGAAGCTTCCAACAGTTAATTACATGACACTAGAACTTGTGACGGCTCTGCTTCTTCGCGTTAGTCAAAAGTCACTTGTCAACAAGATGGATGCTCGAAGTCTTTCCATGGAGATGGCTCCCATCATTATGTGGCAGAAGGGACATGAATCAGAATACTGTAGACAACTATGGAATCACCAAGTTAAAACAACTAACAAGAACTCAGACCCCCCTTCACCAAAATATAATTCTTGGGACATATTGGGAG aagaagatgaagatgaagatgcatCCTCCCCTATTCCTTTGGATGATGGGATGCCAATTGACTTTGGTGCAATTGAAGTTGTTCAATGTTTAATCGAACATCATAATGCCATTTTCACAGATGCTAATGAAACCGTCTGGAGATAA
- the LOC124919843 gene encoding uncharacterized Rho GTPase-activating protein At5g61530 isoform X1 — translation MPSVASPQWQEKASEFLNTSGVKIKEAGQTAGTFVGEVAKDAKGNVSDVAGKVGSIVKSRWSLLHRPSTRQAVQERLISAAATTGFFIRKGYSETKEKVVVGTTKVEEVAKKTAQKSKTILTDIERWQKGVASTDVFGVPIEITVQRQQSSRPIPHILVRCADFLILSGLNSPELFRSEGDKKVIQQLVSIYNQDPNASFSEGVSDTDGAALIKCYLASLPEPLTTFELYNEIKGARSSIHQMRDILKKLPTVNYMTLELVTALLLRVSQKSLVNKMDARSLSMEMAPIIMWQKGHESEYCRQLWNHQVKTTNKNSDPPSPKYNSWDILGDFHPKVWQSVPYACVILPEEDEDEDASSPIPLDDGMPIDFGAIEVVQCLIEHHNAIFTDANETVWR, via the exons ATGCCTTCAGTTGCTTCACCCCAGTGGCAAGAAAAAGCTTCTGAATTTTTGAATACTTCAG GGGTGAAGATAAAAGAAGCGGGGCAAACTGCTGGTACATTTGTTGGGGAGGTTGCAAAAGATGCAAAAGGGAATGTTTCTGATGTTGCTGGAAAAGTAGGGTCAATTGTCAAAAGTCGTTGGTCACTCCTACATCGGCCTTCGACAAGACAAGCTGTGCAAGAGCGGCTTATTTCTGCAGCTGCTACAACAGGATTCTTCATAAGGAAGGGTTATTCAGAAACAAAGGAAAAGGTTGTGGTAGGAACAACAAAAGTTGAAGAG GTAGCCAAGAAGACTGCACAAAAAAGCAAGACTATTTTGACCGACATTGAGAGATGGCAAAAG GGAGTTGCAAGCACTGAtg TGTTTGGAGTTCCTATTGAAATCACTGTCCAGCGGCAACAATCCAGCAGGCCCATTCCCCATATTTTGGTCAGATGTGCAGACTTTCTCATATTATCTG GACTAAATTCACCTGAATTGTTTAGATCTGAAGGAGACAAGAAGGTTATTCAGCAACTGGTTTCAATTTATAATCAAG aTCCGAATGCATCTTTCTCTGAAGGTGTAAGTGACACTGATGGGGCAGCTCTGATAAAGTGTTATCTTGCCAGTCTTCCTGAGCCATTAACTACATTTGAGCTTTACAATGAAATCAAGGGTGCTCGTTCCAGCATACATCAAATGCGAGATATATTGAAGAAGCTTCCAACAGTTAATTACATGACACTAGAACTTGTGACGGCTCTGCTTCTTCGCGTTAGTCAAAAGTCACTTGTCAACAAGATGGATGCTCGAAGTCTTTCCATGGAGATGGCTCCCATCATTATGTGGCAGAAGGGACATGAATCAGAATACTGTAGACAACTATGGAATCACCAAGTTAAAACAACTAACAAGAACTCAGACCCCCCTTCACCAAAATATAATTCTTGGGACATATTGGGAG ATTTTCACCCTAAAGTATGGCAATCTGTTCCATATGCCTGTGTCATTTTACCAG aagaagatgaagatgaagatgcatCCTCCCCTATTCCTTTGGATGATGGGATGCCAATTGACTTTGGTGCAATTGAAGTTGTTCAATGTTTAATCGAACATCATAATGCCATTTTCACAGATGCTAATGAAACCGTCTGGAGATAA
- the LOC124919842 gene encoding splicing factor-like protein 1 → MESVPSSEIDTQLQHGYSYESSVSDLHHPLINHDLPEQAHFETLAANGQDNSISKVEISNNHDDANGSKPETLRPLLFENLTNTHSGTDDDNTSKPRKRRSRWDPPPSESNDGAGSDGGSGTGVKKRKSRWSDDEPKPAIQLPDFMKDFTGGIEFDPEIQALNSRLLEISRKLQSGLPLDDRPEGARSPSPEPVYDNFGIRINTREYRARERLNRERQEIISQIIKRNPAFKPPADYRPPKLQKKLYIPMKEYPGYNFIGLIIGPRGNTQKRMERETGAKIVIRGKGSLKEGRLGQKRDLKPDPSENEDLHVLVEAENQESLDAAAGMVEKLLHPVDEVLNEHKRQQLRELATLNGTIRDEEFCRLCGEPGHRQFACPSRLTTFKSDVLCKICGDGGHPTIDCPVKATTGKKMDDEYQNFLAELGGNTPESSIKQSSATLALGPGTTVGTTPPWASGTTTALAAAQSGLGSNGVKLLKEYDDTNLYIGYLPPAFDDDALIRLFSPFGEIVMAKVIKDRVVGLSKGYGFVKYSSVEQANSAITGMNGYRLDGRTIAVRVAGKPPQPPVAGVPPGPPTSSSTPAYPPLAFNQPAGPPIYPSQQFTQGGYFGNPVPWGPPVPVPPPYAPYPPPPPGLTMYPTQPMPQYGVQYPPQVTAVSSGEAPPSYPPGVQSQTSTSLQNVGSVNNVAPTPPPPLIQVSYQTSPYTYPSYYTLAPPPSLPSAAHPTADMAQGVGNVPWAPSPIAPPPASSETKNYSTDAEYEKFMSETK, encoded by the coding sequence ATGGAATCCGTGCCCTCCTCTGAAATCGACACTCAACTCCAGCACGGCTATTCATATGAATCTTCTGTCTCTGATCTTCATCATCCCCTGATAAATCACGACTTACCTGAACAAGCTCATTTCGAAACCCTAGCTGCAAACGGTCAGGATAACTCCATTTCCAAAGttgaaatttcaaataatcatgATGATGCCAACGGTTCTAAACCCGAGACTCTAAGGCCTCTTTTGTTCGAGAATTTAACCAATACCCATAGCGGCACTGACGATGATAACACCAGCAAACCTAGGAAGCGACGAAGTAGGTGGGATCCGCCGCCAAGCGAGTCTAACGATGGGGCTGGTAGCGATGGTGGGTCTGGGACAGGTGTTAAGAAGAGGAAATCGCGTTGGTCAGATGACGAGCCGAAGCCAGCCATTCAACTTCCCGATTTTATGAAAGATTTCACTGGAGGTATTGAATTTGATCCGGAAATTCAAGCACTTAATAGTAGACTTCTTGAGATTAGTAGAAAATTGCAATCTGGGTTGCCATTAGATGACCGACCTGAAGGTGCTAGATCACCTTCGCCTGAGCCTGTTTATGATAACTTTGGGATTAGAATTAATACTAGAGAGTACCGTGCTCGTGAAAGATTGAATAGGGAGAGACAGGAAATTATATCGCAGATTATCAAAAGGAATCCTGCATTTAAGCCTCCAGCTGATTACAGACCCCCTAAGCTTCAGAAGAAGTTGTATATACCAATGAAAGAATACCCAGGTTACAATTTCATCGGGTTAATTATTGGACCTAGGGGGAATACACAAAAGAGAATGGAAAGAGAAACTGGAGCTAAAATTGTTATCAGGGGTAAAGGGTCATTGAAAGAAGGTAGATTAGGGCAAAAAAGGGACTTGAAACCTGATCCATCTGAAAATGAGGATCTTCATGTGTTGGTGGAAGCCGAGAATCAGGAATCACTTGATGCTGCTGCTGGCATGGTGGAAAAGCTCTTACATCCAGTTGATGAAGTGCTTAATGAACATAAAAGACAACAATTGAGAGAGCTTGCTACATTAAATGGGACCATTAGAGATGAAGAGTTTTGTAGACTATGTGGTGAACCAGGCCATCGACAATTCGCTTGTCCTTCCCGTTTAACAACTTTTAAGAGTGATGTCTTGTGTAAAATTTGCGGTGATGGTGGTCATCCAACAATAGATTGTCCAGTGAAGGCAACGACAGGTAAAAAGATGGATGATGAATATCAGAACTTCTTAGCAGAGTTGGGAGGGAATACTCCTGAATCTTCTATTAAGCAAAGCTCAGCTACTCTGGCACTCGGTCCAGGCACTACTGTGGGTACTACACCTCCTTGGGCTAGTGGTACCACTACTGCTTTAGCTGCTGCCCAATCTGGCTTGGGCTCTAATGGAGTCAAGCTCTTAAAGGAATATGATGATACAAACTTATACATTGGATACTTGCCACCTGCTTTTGATGACGATGCCTTGATCAGACTGTTTTCACCTTTTGGCGAGATTGTGATGGCTAAGGTTATCAAAGACCGTGTTGTTGGATTGAGCAAGGGTTACGGTTTTGTGAAGTATTCTAGTGTGGAGCAGGCGAATAGTGCTATTACTGGTATGAATGGCTATCGTCTAGATGGAAGAACTATTGCTGTTCGAGTTGCTGGTAAACCACCTCAACCGCCGGTTGCTGGTGTTCCTCCAGGCCCACCAACTTCATCATCTACACCTGCATATCCTCCTCTTGCTTTCAATCAGCCGGCTGGTCCTCCTATTTATCCATCTCAGCAGTTTACACAAGGcggttattttggtaatccAGTTCCATGGGGCCCACCTGTTCCCGTTCCACCTCCTTATGCTCCTTATCCACCCCCTCCTCCCGGTTTGACCATGTATCCTACACAACCTATGCCTCAATATGGAGTGCAGTATCCTCCCCAAGTGACGGCGGTTTCTTCTGGTGAAGCACCTCCAAGTTATCCACCTGGAGTTCAATCTCAGACTAGCACATCTTTACAAAATGTTGGTAGTGTAAACAATGTAGCCCCTACACCTCCACCACCTTTGATTCAAGTTTCATA